The Kribbella sp. NBC_00662 nucleotide sequence ACCCCCGCGCGCCGCACCCACCCCTGCTCATCGTGGGTGCATCTGTGGGCGCTGCCGCGGGCGGTGGTCTGCAGCCGCCGGTGCCCCGATCGATTTCTGGTGCCTCGTCAAGCAACGTTCGGGTTGTATTCCCTCCCCGAGGGTTCTCCCCTGCTGTTGTGCCTTCTCACCTCGTACACCAGCCGAGAAGGCACAACACGCGCGGATAACCCTTCCTGTTGCGGCCGGTGAGCGGTCGCTACGACCACAACCTTTCTTGACGAGGCACTACCGAGTGCTGACCGTGCCGACCATCCACAGCGGACCGTTGGTTGCGCAGGCCTGTCCCGTCCAGGTGTCCTGGAAGCGGTCGGCGCCACCGCCGCCGATCGTGATCGGGGTGCCGGATCGGGCGATGACCTTGTTGGCGGCGTCGAGGATCTCGAAGGACTGCGAATCTCCGCGCACGATGTAGCCGCGGGGCCACACGAGCGTCGTGTCGGATCGACCCGCCCGTACGCACCCGTCCGCGTCGGCGGTCAGCGTGGTGGGCAACGCCGCCTCCATCCCACTGGGGCCGTCGAAGTCCGACTGGACGATCCGTGGCGGTGCGGTGGCGGCTGACTGCTTGGATGCCGGTGGCGACTGACTGCCGCTGGGTCGAACTGCCCAGGTGGTCCCGGCGATGACCACGGCCGCGGCGAGCGCCGTAGCCCCGACTGCGAGCCGTCGGTTGCGGGTACGGCGGTGCCGGATGCGTATGGCGACCGTGTCTTCGGCGAGATCGACGGTGTCACTGGCCTCGGCGGCTGTGGCTCGGAGGAGCTCTCGTAGGTCGTTGGTGGTCATTGGGTGGTCTCCTCGGTGACGCCGAGTTGCGCGGCGAGTTTCGCTCTGGCGTCGGCCAGGTGGCGTTTGACGGTGCCTTCGGCGCAGCCGAGTTCGTCGGCGATCTCGGCGACTGGCAGGTCTTCGTAGTAGCGGAGGACGACGCAGGCTCGCTGCTTCGGTGAGAGAGTTGCCAGCGCCCGCCGGACCTCGTCGGCCACCGCGAGTCGGTCGTCGTCGTGGTGCGGTACGTCGACGAGCAGGTGGCGGGTCGCGTTCCATCGCTTGAGTCGCCGGCGGCTGTCGATGTACTGGTTGAGCATCGCGCGCCGCACGTACGCCTCGAGCTCGTTGACGTCACCACCGATCCGCCGCCGACTGAACACCCGCGTGAGCGCTTCCTGCACCAGATCACTCGCTGTCGTCGCGTCGCCGGTCAGCAGGTAGGCATAGCTCCGAAGCGCACTACCCCGCGAAGCCAGCAACGCCCGGAACACAGGCTCCCAGTCCGCCACCTCGCCACCCCCTCTCACCCACAAGGACGAACAACAGGGCCACGACGTTGGGGGCGCCTCCGACAATTCTCAGACCGACCCCGCCAGGACTTGCGCGAGGGGCGCCTGTTCGTGCGTGGGATTGTCGTTCTGCAAGTACGCTGACGGCGTGGGCATGGTGATGGCGGTGTCGTTCGAGCGGTACGGGCGGCTTTACTACCTGGACCCGGGTGAGTTTCGGCCCCGGGTGGGGGACAAGGTGCTCGTGCCTACTGACGACGGGCCCGAGGTGGCTGAGTGTGTCTGGGCGCCGCAGTACGTCACCGAAGAGATTGGCGGGCTGCCGCTGTGTGAGGGGATCGCCAGCGCGAAGGATCTGGATCGGGACGAGCAGAACCGGCAGCGGCGGGCCGATGCGCGGGTGATTGCCAAGCGGACGATCCGGCAGCACGGGTTGCCGATGAAGGTGGTCGGGATCGATTTCGTCGACCGGCGGCCGGATGTCGACCAGTTGGTGATCGTGTACTTCTCGGCCCCGCACCGGGTGGATTTCCGCGAGCTCGTGCGGGATCTGGCGCGGGCGCTCCGGGCGCGGATCGAGCTGCGGCAGGTCGGTGCTCGCGACGAGGCGCGCTTGCAGGGCGGGATCGGGCCGTGTGGGCGGGATCTGTGCTGTGCGACGTTCCTGAAGGATTTCGAGCCGGTCAGCGTGCGGATGGCGAAGGACCAGGACCTGCCGCTGAACCCGCTGAAGATCTCCGGCGCGTGCGGCCGGCTGATGTGCTGCCTGAAGTACGAGCACCCGCTCTACCAGGAGTTCAACGCGAAGGCCCCGGCTCTCGGGACCTCGGTGGAGACCCCCGCGGGTGATGGAGTGGTGGTCGGGCACAACGTGCCGAGCGACACCGTGGTCGTCCGGCTGGCGGCCTCGGGCCGGCGCTGCGCCTGCAGTCGCGCGGACGTGTGCTCCCCGCGGCAGCAGTACGAGGCATCCGGTACGACGACCCCGGACGCGGCACCGGTCGAACCGGCCGGTACGCCGGACTCCGCGCCCGCAGCGGTCGTCGTACCCACACCAGACGCCACAGACGCCGCAGACGCCGTACCGGAAGACCGTGAAGAGACGACCGAGTCCCGCGAGGAGCGGCGGGTCCGGAAACCGCGCCGGCGCCGCCGCCTGCACCATGACGACGAGGGAGAAACCGGGCAGTGAGATTCCGCAGGTCGACCGTGCTGGTGGCAACTCTTGCGGTCCTGGCGAGCGGATGCGGGGTGGCCAGTCGCGCTCAGAACGCGGGTGACGGTCCGGAGGTGCCCGGCATCGGCAGCAACCCGCCGAGTGCGCCGGTAGGCCCGATCCCGGCCGGGCTGGAGAAGTTCTACCAGCAGAAGCCGGACTGGGAACGCTGCGGCTCCAACCAGCAGTGCGCGACCATTCTGGTCCCGCTCGACTACAGCAAACCGGCTGGTCAGACGATCGAACTGCGCGCCCGGAAGGTGCTGGCCCGGGACCGCGGCGGCCGGATCGGCACGCTGTTCATCAACCCGGGCGGTCCGGGCGCGTCGGGGCAGGACTTCGCGGCGCAGGCGCCGATGCTGTTCGGCTCGTCGCTGCTGCGGAAGTTCGACATCATCGGCTGGGACCCGCGCGGCGTCGGCGAGTCCACGCCGGTCAAGTGCCTGGACACCGAGCAGCTGGACACGATGATCGCCGCGGACGGCAGCCCGGACAACGCGGCCGAGATCAACGACCTGGACAAGGAGGCGAAGACCTTCGCCGCCGGCTGTGAGGCACGTTCCGGTCGCCTGCTGCCGCATCTGTCGACCAAGGACGCGGCGCGCGACATCGACGTACTGCGAGGCATCGTCGGCGACCCGCAGCTCTACTACATGGGCATGTCGTACGGCACGTACCTCGGAGCGACGTACGCCGAGCTGTTCCCGAAGAACGTCGGCCGGATGGTGCTGGACGGCGCGGTCGACCCGTCGATCACCAACGAGCAGATGGGGATCGCGCAGGCGAAGGGCTTCGACAAGGCACTCGACGCGTTCGCCGAGGACTGCGCGCAGCGGTCCTGCAAGCTCGGCAGCAGCAAGACCGAGGTGCTGGCGAAGGTCGATCAGCTGATCAAGGACAGCGACGCGAACCCGCTGCCGGGCGACGGGGACCGTAAGGTCACCCAAGCTCTCGTCGTCCTCGGGCTGATCTACCCGCTGTACCTGAAGGACTTCTGGCCACGCCTCGAGGACGCCGTCGCCGACGGCCTCTCGGGGAACGGCGCCCGGTTGCTCGCGCTCGCCGACGAGTACACCGATCGCGAGCAGAACGGGTACGCCGACAACTCCAACGAGGTCAACATCGCGATCAACTGCCTCGACCACCCCGACTTCACCTCGATCGCGCAGATCGAGGCGAACCTGCCGGCGTACAAGACGGCGTCACCGCGGTTCGGTGAGTTCCTGGCGTGGTCGTCGGTGTCGTGCGCCAACTGGCCGGTCAAGCCGCAGAACCAGCCGCACAAGATCAAGGCGGCCGGCGCGAAGCCGATCATGGTCGTCGGCACGACCCGCGACCCGGCCACGCCGTACGAGTGGGCGGTCGGCCTCGCGCACCAGCTGGAAAGCGGTGTCCTGGTCACGCGGGACGGCGACGGGCACACGGCGTACCTGTCGGGCAACGCCTGTGTGAAGAACGTCGTCGAGAGCTACCTCGTGCAGGGCAACACACCGGCTGCCGACATCAGGTGTTAGTTCGGGCGGGTGTCGCCCGACGCGACCGGCAGTTTGAGCGTGTCGGTCGCCTGCTGGAGTACGGCGCGGAGGCCGGCCTCGTCCTGTGGGCGCCCGCCGACGGTGATCTCGACGGCTGAGCTCTTGCCGCCGTCGATCGAGATCCAGCGCGACAGGCCCATCCGCGGTCCGCGGGCCTGATCGGTGTACGTGTAGACGAGCGTGCCGTTGTCCCGGCTGAGCACCTTCAGGTTGCGCTCGTCGATGCTGTGCTCGCGAGCCGCGACCAGCTGGTCCGGGGTCTGCTTGCTGCCCCGCGTGTCGAACCGGACCTGCCAGACCCCGGTCGGGTCGAGGAACTTCGGCCGGGTGCCGTCCTGGGCGCTCTTCCAGCCGGTCGGGACCTCCGCGGACACCGGATCGTCGTCGGTACCGAAGTTCTGTACGACGTACTGCAGCGAGTCGGGCTGGAGACAACTGGCACACGCCGGCGGGCTGGGCGGGGCCGAACTCACGATCCCCACCGAGGTGTTGTTGCCGGTGGTGAACGGATTGCCGCCGTTGATGGCGAGCACCGCGCCGAACACGGCTACACCGACGGTCATTCCCGCCAGCGTCATCAGCAGCGCCTGGTGCCTGGGCGTGAGCATCCCGACCTCGCTTCCCTCTCTCCCGCCCGATTATCGCCGACGAGAGGGGCGTCACCGCAAACCCGCGCGTACGCTGGCACGTCGTGGAGATGTCCGAACCCGCGTTCCAGCAGGCTTTGCAGCGCTACATCGACGGTACGGCGGAGCGCGCCGACTTGAAACTGCTCACCAAGGAATTGCTGAAACTCCTGGTGGCAAAGGCGCCAGGTCACGCAGTCGAGGTCCGAGTCCCGCCGTACGGCGCGGTGCAATGCATCGAAGGCCCGCGACACACCCGAGGTACGCCGGGCGCTGTGATCGAACTCCCGCCGGAACTGTGGATCGACGTGGCGCTCGGCCGGACCACCTGGGCCGATGCCCGATTGACCGGCAAGCTCCGTGCCAGCGGCGAGCGCACCGACCTGACCGGCCTGTTGCCGCTGGTCCGGGCATGAAGAGAGCCGCGGCGCTCCCCTGCAGCGCCGCGGCTCACGATTTCAGTGCGCCGAGGTGGACCAAACCGCCGTACGGCCGTACACGATCACCAGGCGGCCGTCGTTTCGCATCTGCAGTACAGAGCCCTTGCGGACGGTCTTGCTGGACCACAGAGCCTTCTTCGCGGCGCTGTAGACGACGAAGTTGCCGTCCTGCTGCATGACCGCGAACGCACCCTTGCTGATCGTCTTGGTGGACCAGACCGGGGTCTTGCCGTTCTTCACCATGACGAGGTTGCCGTCGGTCTGCATCTGCAGGCGGTAGATCCGGCTGGGCGAGAACAGCATGTCGTACGGGTTCAGGAGCCGGCCGGAACCGAGCGTGCCGATCACCATGTGCCGGAACCAGACTGCCTTGTTGCGGACGTTGTAGATGACCAGGTTGGAGTCGTTCTGTACGGCGAGGTACGCACCGGTGCTGCCGCCGGTGTTGCTGGCCCAGACCGGCGTACGGCCGGAGATGACGACCAGGTTGCCGTCGCGCTGCATGATCAGGCTGGAGGCCTTGCGGTTCGTCATCGAGGCCCACAGGGCGGTGCGGCCCTTGTAGAGGACGGCGTTGCCGTCGGTCTGCATGAGGAGCGTGTAGACCCCGTTCGGCGAGCGACGGTACTGGCCCGGCTTCAGGTACTCACCCGGCTTGAGCACCGAGGACACGGCGGTCGTGCTGGCGGCGGCAGTGCCGGCGGCCTGAGCGGCCGGGGGAACAAGCAGGGTGGCACCGGCCGCCGCGCCCACCGCGAGCGTGGCGAGCAGCCGGGTACCGGCCGACTTGATCGAGATCATGCGGTTCTTCTCCGTTTCCCGAGAGCCGGCCGGGCGTTCGCCGGCCGGTGAGATTGACGCCCTGGGCAACCAATCGGTTCCACCGTAGGCCGCGGCCGGGTTCGGTCAGCGACGTTTCGACCGTGGTC carries:
- a CDS encoding SigE family RNA polymerase sigma factor, which translates into the protein MADWEPVFRALLASRGSALRSYAYLLTGDATTASDLVQEALTRVFSRRRIGGDVNELEAYVRRAMLNQYIDSRRRLKRWNATRHLLVDVPHHDDDRLAVADEVRRALATLSPKQRACVVLRYYEDLPVAEIADELGCAEGTVKRHLADARAKLAAQLGVTEETTQ
- a CDS encoding stage 0 sporulation family protein, which gives rise to MVMAVSFERYGRLYYLDPGEFRPRVGDKVLVPTDDGPEVAECVWAPQYVTEEIGGLPLCEGIASAKDLDRDEQNRQRRADARVIAKRTIRQHGLPMKVVGIDFVDRRPDVDQLVIVYFSAPHRVDFRELVRDLARALRARIELRQVGARDEARLQGGIGPCGRDLCCATFLKDFEPVSVRMAKDQDLPLNPLKISGACGRLMCCLKYEHPLYQEFNAKAPALGTSVETPAGDGVVVGHNVPSDTVVVRLAASGRRCACSRADVCSPRQQYEASGTTTPDAAPVEPAGTPDSAPAAVVVPTPDATDAADAVPEDREETTESREERRVRKPRRRRRLHHDDEGETGQ
- a CDS encoding alpha/beta hydrolase, with translation MASRAQNAGDGPEVPGIGSNPPSAPVGPIPAGLEKFYQQKPDWERCGSNQQCATILVPLDYSKPAGQTIELRARKVLARDRGGRIGTLFINPGGPGASGQDFAAQAPMLFGSSLLRKFDIIGWDPRGVGESTPVKCLDTEQLDTMIAADGSPDNAAEINDLDKEAKTFAAGCEARSGRLLPHLSTKDAARDIDVLRGIVGDPQLYYMGMSYGTYLGATYAELFPKNVGRMVLDGAVDPSITNEQMGIAQAKGFDKALDAFAEDCAQRSCKLGSSKTEVLAKVDQLIKDSDANPLPGDGDRKVTQALVVLGLIYPLYLKDFWPRLEDAVADGLSGNGARLLALADEYTDREQNGYADNSNEVNIAINCLDHPDFTSIAQIEANLPAYKTASPRFGEFLAWSSVSCANWPVKPQNQPHKIKAAGAKPIMVVGTTRDPATPYEWAVGLAHQLESGVLVTRDGDGHTAYLSGNACVKNVVESYLVQGNTPAADIRC
- a CDS encoding sterol carrier family protein, with translation MSEPAFQQALQRYIDGTAERADLKLLTKELLKLLVAKAPGHAVEVRVPPYGAVQCIEGPRHTRGTPGAVIELPPELWIDVALGRTTWADARLTGKLRASGERTDLTGLLPLVRA